One part of the Falco peregrinus isolate bFalPer1 chromosome 14, bFalPer1.pri, whole genome shotgun sequence genome encodes these proteins:
- the LOC106112442 gene encoding uncharacterized protein LOC106112442, translated as MAARAAPRPAGRPSRCGGAMKEPAAAEEEVLRDYMAYYAARGAEGKLAACDEAALKARARRLLGSRRRGALDVCGVAERCRRARGRRGGPVLRDLLKALEVLELLCINLLLSPWRKEIRSLKTFTGNFVYCIQSVLPDDIVKTVLEKIGYIATTATEFSLVKKRNNEETKQTAFEMFLARIECETILEMTNEEKHSNLEKTLQKQTQMHGHHGDNDKENQPLREDAENLENKENSETSLCLATQQKSSTNSDMYFETAEDLKIKDDMPQLAVAQSTNRLQEHQRQVINTVHFPGKCSDSEDFLIKYSDIVIGQTPIFSETLPPKAFEKKPRVSLSEECVLAVTAESTANEIRPVPLSPGASGPPAFAIFADSSCDSKNTSVYKAQVIPEESIEAEINDAINCIDPDPTDEPNELKSLPYKDVASVQNCSVPREEEDCELPLTFTKLQIEDSQEDLRYPVEETGQPESVSYASTSDRHVKDLNHSKIKHTYLTNAQMQNTAAVHTEPSSDLCCTTGNMEDSTTGSDSKRLLMDTSNAHTASECFRHIREPPYLTYIPPQSIDVRSSCIRRTNTQGRRNLLQPECDSSECGEVKVENCNSKVNEIQEPYVIIDKTDQGMLCHHP; from the exons ATGGCGGCCCGAGCGGCGCCGCGGCCCGCCGGGAGGCCCAGCCGGTGCGGCGGCGCCATGAAGGAGCCGGCGGCGGCCGAGGAGGAGGTGTTGCGGGACTATATGGCGTACTACGCGGCCCGAGGGGCGGAGGGGAAGCTGGCGGCCTGCGACGAGGCGGCCCTGAAGGCGAGGGCGCGGCGGCTGCTGGGCTCGCGGCGACGCGGCGCCCTGGACGTGTGCGGCGTGGCGGAGCGGTGCCGGCGGgcccgcggccggcggggcggccccgtCCTGCGTGACCTGCTGAAGGcgctggaggtgctggagctgctctgcatcAACCTGCTGCTCAGCCCGTGGCGCAAGGAGATCCGGTCGCTGAAG ACATTCACCGGTAATTTTGTCTACTGTATTCAGTCTGTGCTCCCAGATGACATTGTAAAAACAGTACTGGAGAAAATAGGTTACATtgcaacaacagcaacagagTTTTCACttgtcaaaaaaagaaacaacgAGGAAACAAAGCAGACTGCATTTGAAATGTTCCTGGCAAGAATTGAGTGTGAAACCATCCTTGAAAtgacaaatgaagaaaaacatagcAATTTGGAGAAGACCTTACAGAAGCAAACACAAATGCACGGGCATCATGGAGATAACGACAAAGAGAATCAACCCCTGAGAGAAGATGCTGAAAatctagaaaataaagaaaacagtgagACATCTTTGTGCCTTGCTACTCAACAGAAGTCTTCAACTAATAGTGATATGTACTTTGAAACTGCTGAGGATCTCAAGATCAAAGATGACATGCCTCAGTTAGCAGTTGCTCAATCCACTAACAGGCTTCAGGAACACCAAAGGCAAGTCATTAACACTGTACATTTTCCAGGCAAATGCTCAGACAGCGAGGACTTCTTGATCAAATATAGTGACATTGTTATAGGACAAACACCTATTTTCAGTGAGACTCTTCCtccaaaagcttttgaaaaaaagccaagagtCAGTCTAAGTGAAGAATGTGTTTTGGCAGTCACTGCAGAGTCAACTGCAAATGAGATCAGGCCTGTGCCACTCTCACCAGGAGCAAGCGGTCCGCCAGCCTTTGCAATATTTGCTGACAGCTCTTGTGACAGCAAAAACACTTCGGTGTACAAAGCTCAGGTCATCCCTGAAGAATCAATTGAAGCAGAAATTAATGATGCCATAAATTGCATAGACCCAGACCCTACAGATGAACCCAATGAGCTGAAGTCTCTGCCATACAAGGACGTTGCATCTGTCCAAAACTGCAGTGTCCCTAGGGAGGAGGAAGATTGTGAGCTGCCTTTAACCTTCACAAAACTACAGATCGAGGACTCTCAGGAAGACCTTAGGTATCCAGTAGAGGAAACCGGCCAACCTGAGTCAGTATCATATGCAAGTACAAGTGACAGGCATGTAAAAGACCTTAATCactccaaaataaaacatacatatCTGACTAACGCTCAGATGCAGAACACAGCAGCTGTACATACTGAGCCATCTTCAGATCTATGCTGTACTACTGGGAACATGGAGGATTCCACAACTGGTTCTGATAGCAAGAGACTATTAATGGATACTTCTAATGCACATACAGCATCTGAGTGCTTCAGACACATTAGAGAGCCCCCATACCTCACCTACATTCCACCACAAAGTATTGATGTTCGGTCTTCATGCATAAGAAGGACCAACACACAGGGCAGAAGGAACCTCTTGCAGCCTGAATGTGACTCTTCTGAATGTGGTGAAGTAAAGGTGGAAAACTGTAATTCGAAAGTAAATGAAATCCAGGAGCCTTATGTCATTATTGACAAAACTGACCAAGGAATGTTATGCCATCACCCTTGA
- the TK2 gene encoding thymidine kinase 2, mitochondrial isoform X2, with translation MSLLSNREPKDKHLIKGDDRKTVICIEGNIASGKTTCLDYFAQTSTIEVLTEPVTKWRNVHGHNILGLMYQDASRWGITLQTYIQLTMLEQHTRPMVSPIRMMERSIHSAKYIFVENLYRSGKMPEVDYVVLTEWFDWIQSNTDVSVDLIVYLQTSPEVCYERLKRRCREEEKIIPLEYLEAIHQLYEEWLIKHTLFEVSCPVLVIGADHDMQKMLEKYEENRDQILNPYNMQRHL, from the exons ATGTCGTTATTAAGCAACAGAGAACCTAAAG ATAAACATCTGATAAAAGGAGATGATAGGAAGACAGTT ATATGCATTGAAGGGAACATTGCAAGTGGAAAAACAACATGCCTGGATTATTTTGCACAGACTAGCACCATTGAG GTTTTGACAGAACCTGTCACTAAGTGGAGGAATGTTCATGGTCACAATATCCTG GGCTTAATGTACCAAGATGCATCAAGATGGGGGATAACGTTACAGACCTACATACAGCTtaccatgctggagcagcatACCAGACCAATG GTTTCCCCCATAAGAATGATGGAGCGATCAATTCACagtgcaaaatacatttttgtggaAAATTTGTATCGAAG CGGAAAAATGCCAGAGGTGGATTATGTTGTGCTGACTGAGTGGTTTGACTGGATCCAGAGCAACACTGATGTTTCTGTTGATTTGATAG TTTACCTGCAGACTTCTCCTGAAGTTTGTTATGAGAGGTTAAAGAGAAGatgcagagaagaggaaaagatcATTCCTCTG GAATATTTAGAAGCTATTCATCAGCTCTACGAAGAGTGGCTTATTAAACATACACTGTTTGAAGTTTCCTGCCCAGTGCTT GTTATCGGAGCTGACCATGACATGCAGAAAATGCTAGAAAAGTATGAAGAAAACCGGGACCAAATACTAAACCCATATAATATGCAACGCCATTTATAG
- the TK2 gene encoding thymidine kinase 2, mitochondrial isoform X1, producing MWRLGAAWARPAALRGARGRRGAGSGAAGAACAGGAAVGPAALRARPGPGGGYKHLIKGDDRKTVICIEGNIASGKTTCLDYFAQTSTIEVLTEPVTKWRNVHGHNILGLMYQDASRWGITLQTYIQLTMLEQHTRPMVSPIRMMERSIHSAKYIFVENLYRSGKMPEVDYVVLTEWFDWIQSNTDVSVDLIVYLQTSPEVCYERLKRRCREEEKIIPLEYLEAIHQLYEEWLIKHTLFEVSCPVLVIGADHDMQKMLEKYEENRDQILNPYNMQRHL from the exons ATGTGGCGGCTGGGTGCGGCCTGGGCGCGGCCCGCGGCGCTGcgcggggcccggggccggcggggagcggggagcggcgcggccggggcCGCCTGCGCGGGAGGAGCGGCCGTGGGCCCAGCGGCACTGCGGGCCCGacccggccccggcggcggct ATAAACATCTGATAAAAGGAGATGATAGGAAGACAGTT ATATGCATTGAAGGGAACATTGCAAGTGGAAAAACAACATGCCTGGATTATTTTGCACAGACTAGCACCATTGAG GTTTTGACAGAACCTGTCACTAAGTGGAGGAATGTTCATGGTCACAATATCCTG GGCTTAATGTACCAAGATGCATCAAGATGGGGGATAACGTTACAGACCTACATACAGCTtaccatgctggagcagcatACCAGACCAATG GTTTCCCCCATAAGAATGATGGAGCGATCAATTCACagtgcaaaatacatttttgtggaAAATTTGTATCGAAG CGGAAAAATGCCAGAGGTGGATTATGTTGTGCTGACTGAGTGGTTTGACTGGATCCAGAGCAACACTGATGTTTCTGTTGATTTGATAG TTTACCTGCAGACTTCTCCTGAAGTTTGTTATGAGAGGTTAAAGAGAAGatgcagagaagaggaaaagatcATTCCTCTG GAATATTTAGAAGCTATTCATCAGCTCTACGAAGAGTGGCTTATTAAACATACACTGTTTGAAGTTTCCTGCCCAGTGCTT GTTATCGGAGCTGACCATGACATGCAGAAAATGCTAGAAAAGTATGAAGAAAACCGGGACCAAATACTAAACCCATATAATATGCAACGCCATTTATAG
- the CKLF gene encoding chemokine-like factor has product MAVAMDGAFPRSPRGALKLARALLAAVAFCCFVGSRSPGAYGALALAEAVIAALFFLLYWLRLDRRLGGLRWALADVFNSVVAALFLLVVCLFAVIIKSNNGTLAGGVFGLVLFVLCVVDAVVVFQKISLDGTRGRNTPAK; this is encoded by the exons ATGGCGGTGGCGATGGACGGCGCCTTTCCGCGCTCCCCGCGGGGCGCCCTGAAGCTGGCCCGCGCG CTGCTGGCGGCCGTGGCCTTCTGCTGCTTCGTGGGCTCCCGCTCGCCCGGCGCCTACGGCGCGCTGGCCCTGGCCGAGGCGGTCATCGCGGCGCTCTTCTTCCTGCTGTACTGGCTGCGGCTGGACCGGCGGCTGGGCGGGCTGCGCTGGGCACTGGCT GACGTTTTCAACTCGGTGGTTGCCGCCTTGTTCCTCCTCGTCGTGTGCTTGTTTGCAGTGATCATCAAGAGCAACAATGGGACGCTGGCTGGAGGA GTGTTTGGTCTTGTATTGTTTGTTCTCTGTGTTGTCGACGCAGTTGTTGTTTTCCAGAAGATTAGCCTTGATGGAACAAGAGGAAGGAATACTCCTGCCAAATAA
- the CMTM3 gene encoding CKLF-like MARVEL transmembrane domain-containing protein 3 yields MEEPEAGGAAPAPGLRSLLPPREFLCSRKGQLLLAETVLSFIIFICYIASLAASFMMAPLLEFLLALFLFFAYASKLNEKFKGLYWPLTDFLRCVTAAIIYFAISIAAVSKYNDGASKAAGVFGFIATIVYAIDFYITFNDLVTFLKQGSSDSPEGRKSEDEDSDSDSD; encoded by the exons ATGGAGGAGCCCGAGGCCGGGGGGGCCGCGCCGGCGCCGGGGCTGCGCTCGCTCCTGCCGCCCCGGGAGTTCCTCTGCTCCCGCAAGGGGCAGCTGCTCCTCGCCGAGACG GTGCTGtcatttatcatttttatcTGCTATATTGCATCTCTAGCTGCCTCTTTCATGATGGCACCACTCCTAGAGTTTCTGCTGgcactatttcttttttttgcctacGCCTCTAAACTTAATGAGAAGTTTAAAGGACTCTACTGGCCTTTGACG GATTTCCTGCGGTGCGTCACTGCTGCCATTATTTACTTTGCCATTTCAATTGCTGCTGTCTCAAAATACAACGACGGAGCATCTAAAGCAGCAGGA GTGTTTGGGTTCATAGCCACAATAGTGTACGCCATTGATTTCTACATAACCTTCAATGACCTGGTTACTTTTCTCAAGCAAGGCAGTTCCGATTCCCCTGAAGGGCGCAAGTCAGAAG